In Gossypium raimondii isolate GPD5lz chromosome 12, ASM2569854v1, whole genome shotgun sequence, a single window of DNA contains:
- the LOC105763139 gene encoding mannose-6-phosphate isomerase 2, whose protein sequence is MAKAANVDKVKRLRGWVQNYDWGRCGAEAQVARLLALNSGAEVKPDRPYAEFWMGTHDSGPSFLADGYGEGQNVGLKEWIRKNPNVLGHKVLEKWGPDLPFLFKVLSVAKALSIQAHPDKELAKELLKLKPNLYKDGNHKPEMALAITEFRALCGFITLEELKGVLDIPEIVELVGNASAKQVLDIDKQDGAEKVKYALRSVFTQLMSASKEMATKSIAKLKSRLHVESQLRCLTEKEQLVLHLEKQYPGDIGVISAFFFNYVKLNPGEALYLGANEPHAYLSGECIECMATSDNVVRAGLTPKHRDIQTLCSMLTYKQGYPDILKGFPLSPYITRYLPPFEEFEVDCCILPKGASTVFPAIPGPSIFLVFLGKGTFHIGSREDIVTEGDVLFAPSNTEITITTSSELQLYRAGVNSRFFHTSL, encoded by the exons ATGGCGAAGGCTGCTAATGTTGACAAGGTGAAGCGGTTAAGAGGTTGGGTGCAAAACTACGATTGGGGAAGATGTGGGGCGGAGGCACAGGTGGCAAGGCTATTGGCTTTGAATTCCGGGGCTGAGGTTAAGCCCGATAGGCCTTATGCTGAGTTTTGGATGGGAACTCATGACTCGGGGCCAAGTTTTTTGGCTGATGGCTATGGAGAAGGTCAAAATGTGGGTTTAAAAGAGTGGATTCGAAAGAATCCGAATGTGCTTGGTCATAAGGTTTTGGAAAAATGGGGGCCCGATCTTCCTTTTCTCTTCAAg GTACTTTCAGTGGCAAAAGCCCTTTCAATACAGGCTCATCCGGATAAAGAATTGGCCAAAGAATTGCTTAAGTTGAAGCCAAATCTCTATAAGGATGGGAATCACAAACCTGAGATGGCTTTGGCAATTACAGAGTTCAGGGCCCTTTGTGGATTCATTACTCTCGAG GAGCTTAAGGGTGTGCTAGATATTCCAGAGATTGTAGAATTGGTTGGCAATGCATCGGCAAAGCAAGTCCTAGACATTGACAAGCAAGATGGGGCAGAGAAAGTAAAATATGCTCTGCGGTCGGTTTTTACCCAACTCATGTCAGCTAGCAAGGAGATGGCAACCAAATCAATAGCAAAACTGAAAAGTCGGCTGCACGTAGAAAGTCAG TTGAGGTGTCTAACTGAGAAGGAACAGTTGGTGTTACACTTGGAAAAGCAATACCCGGGTGACATAGGTGTTATATCGGCCTTCTTTTTCAATTATGTGAAACTTAATCCGGGTGAAGCATTGTATCTTGGGGCAAATGAGCCCCATGCATACTTGAGTGGAGAGTGCATTGAATGCATGGCAACGTCAGACAATGTTGTCCGGGCGGGTCTTACTCCCAAGCACCGTGATATCCAAACTCTTTGCTCCATGCTAACATATAAGCAG GGCTACCCCGACATCCTGAAAGGATTTCCATTGAGTCCATACATCACAAGGTATCTCCCACCCTTCGAGGAGTTCGAGGTTGATTGTTGCATTCTTCCAAAAGGGGCATCAACGGTCTTTCCAGCCATTCCAGGCCCTTCTATTTTCCTTGTATTTCTCGGGAAGGGAACATTTCACATTGGATCACGGGAGGACATAGTGACTGAAGGAGATGTGCTCTTCGCACCATCCAACACGGAGATTACCATTACTACGTCGTCTGAACTGCAGCTATACAGGGCAGGGGTCAACAGCAGGTTCTTTCATACTTCCTTGTGA